Within Larus michahellis chromosome 5, bLarMic1.1, whole genome shotgun sequence, the genomic segment cagcactgccGAGACCCTAGCGCTCCGAGAGCCGAGCCCGGCTGCCATTAATTATTAAAGGCAATCAGAGCATTTCCTAGCAGAGGAGCCCAGCGAATGTCTCTTACAGTAAAGCAGCATCTTCCCTTGGCGGAGCCGCCAGGCACCCGGGGCACCGCGCAATTacgcagccccagctcccccggcGGCTCTGCCAAACGGGGGGCAAAGGAGGGGGTGGCCAGACCCTGCATGGGTAGCCGAGACCCCGCATGGGCTCATCCCGcagtccccagcccctctgccttgccctgggaccccagcacccctgaACCCAGGGACACGCCATGGGTGATGGCTGGCATCACCCGGGGAACGTGCGGTGGCCGCAGGGTCCCACAGGAGCGGGGGGGTCTTTGTGGGTGGTGGTACAAGCCCCCCCAGCCAGAGGTCCGAGAGGGGTGCGGGGTGCAGGGTGAAGGCAGGCTGGGTTTGGAGGTGATGAGCACCCCATGAGCATGTCCACACGCATGTCACGGCTGGCACATGTGGCACATGCccatgggatggggaggagagcggggtcTGGAGGACACCGCAGGCTGCCCAGCAcccggctgggcaggggcaggggtgggcaggggatcTGCGGGCCCCATCCTTGCGCACTGGGCACGTGGCACAGCAGGATGCCGTTGGCACATGGAGACACACGGGCAGGCGCGTCCCTGCCGCTGGGCAACATCGCTgttggagctgctgcagccgtcccagccctgtgtgtgtgtgtcccctgtccccctgtgctgccggagccggggacgggtgggagggggggcagaTTTCACCCCCCTTTCTCGCAGCCCCGCTCTAGGGCACGGGGAAGTTTCTGGGAGCGCAGCAGGAAGGCCAGCACCTCCCTGCACCGCGGCACCTCCTGCACCCCAGATAGGACACCGCAGCCCCCCACTGCatcactgaccccccccagcaccctggggccaGGTGGGACCCTCAATGCAGCTGTTCTCCAGGGGGTCCAGGCTGGGCTGTGGCAGTGGCTGTCCCCCCCAAGCAGTGTCTGCgctgggatgggactggggtGGCTTTGCTGGGGTTGGCCAGGGGAACGCTGCAGTTTTCAAGCATCTCGGAGTATCTGCAAGCACAGCAGCTTTGGGGGGGGACCTCAGGGAGCCCCCAGGGCTTCAGCCGTGGGTCACAGCGTCCAGCGGCGCAGTCACAGTCCCCAGTAGAGAGTCAGTAGCGGAGCTGACATGGTGCCTGGGGACCCCAAGCTCGGGGCCGGTGCACACAACCGGACAATCTAGCCCACGGAATGGGTCGGCTCTGGAAGTGCCGGGGACGTCCCACTCCACTGGAGCCCCACGCAGAAGGGACATACACCCCCCAAACCTGCTGTTCCTGGCTGGGCAGAGGGCATGGGGCACCCCAGGAAGGCAGTGCCCAGGCTGGCCCAGGTCCCCTCACCCGTCcatgctgtggggcactggggctgagctgcagcaTTGCCTGTCACCCCTGGACAAAGCTGCAGCACGCTCCAAACACGGCTCCCCCCTTaccgccccccccgcccaaacCCCACAGTGCACACAgtgggggcagcaggagctgggggcagcaGTGAAGGTGTCCTCCAGCCACAGCTGGGACCCCTCCAGGCACAGGGTGGAGAGAGAGCAGGGGCCAGGGTACATGGACCCCCCCAGGAAGGGATGAGAATGGGGTGCAGAgagccctgagccccccccagggagggcaggagatggggacagggcacaTGGAGCCCccgagggagggaagggaatgggGCCAGCTGGGGGACGGGCGGGCATCGGGCTGCGATGCGGTGATCCCGGCGGTGCCAGCTGCCTGAGCGGTTGCAGCAGTCGTTCCCCACAGCTGATAgccaccagccctgcccgggAGACAGGGATGGCACCGCTGTCCCAGCTTTTCCCAGCAGAGACGGGGCTCACGGTGCCGGTCCTGGTCCTGGTGGACACACGGCACAGCGCAGCACGTCACGGCAAAAGATCCTTGCAGCTCCAGCAGcggctcctgccccacagccagcatCCACTGGCCCTCCCAACACACGGCAACGGGCCTGGCATGCACGGGGTGCCAGGGGGCTTGGGATGCCGCAGGTACCCGCGGGTGCTGAGGTCTGCGGGGGCCCCCAGGATACCCGAGGTACACAGGGGTAGGGGATACCCGGAGGCCCAGGGAGCCCAGGGCATGTGGGGCAGCTGGGGTGCCTGAAGTACCTGGGGGGGTACGAGGCACCTGGGAGGCTCAAGGCATCCAGGCTGCCCTGGGATCCCGGGGTGCTGAGGGTATGGGGTGTCCAGGGTGCTCGGCGTGCCTGGGGTGTGCAGGGCACCTGAGATGCCCGTGACACCTGTGATGCCCATCGTACCCAGGATGCCCACAGTCTCTGGGATGTTCACAGCATCCGGGATGTCTGTGTAGCCCGTGGCACCCGGGATGCCTGGGATGCCCACAGTGCCCAGGACACCTGCGGTACCCAGGATGCCCACAGTGCCCAGAATGCCCATGGTGCCTGGGATGCCCACAGCGGCTGGGATGTCCGCAGTGCTCAGGATGCCTGCAAAGCCTGGGATGCTCATGATGACTGGCATGCCTGCAGCACCTGGGACACCCGTGGAGCCTGGGATGCCCGTGGAGCCCGGGATGCCTGCAGTGCCCAGGATGCCCACAGCACCGGGGATGCTCACAGAGCCAGAGATATCTTCATAGCCCAGCATACCCACGGCACCCGAGATGCCCACTGCACCCGGGATGCCTGCAGTAAACAGGACGCCCGCGGAGCCCCTTACCTCTGTGCTGCCGTGCTGGCGTCCAGGATGCCGGTGCCCTGCAGCCAGCGGACGGAGGGCAGCCCAGCGGTCAGCGGCTCTTCCTTCAtgggcagccccccccggggcagcgCCTCCTGCACGGAGAACATGGCAGGGGCTCAGCGACCGTCCCCAACTTTCCTGCCCCGGGCCCGGCAGCAGAGCTCAGAGCCGGGCAGGTGCCGGGGGCCGCCGTCCCGGCCGCCGGGGAAGCGGCATCTGCGGCGGGTGGCCgggcgggagccggggggaggctcGGGGGGGAAGCtcgggggaggcgggaggcggaGGCAGGCGGAGGCAGGGCCGGAGAAGTTGGAGACGGAGGCGACCAGCAGCCAAGTGCGGGGaccgggaggggaaggggcggggggcggcgggggggcgggagggatggggaaggcaggggaggagtggagggagggatggagggaaggagaggaggagtggagggagggatggaggaaggcttAGAGgactggagggagggatggggaaggcaaAGGAGGAGTGGAacgagggatggagggagggatggagggaggcttAGAGgactggagggagggatggaggaaggcagaggaggagtgaagggagggatggaggaaggcttAGAGGActggagggaggcagaggaggagtggagggagggatggagggaggctgCGAGgactggagggagggatggagggaggcagaggaggagtggagggagggatggaggaaggcttAGAGgactggagggagggatggagggaggctgCGAGgactggagggagggatggagagagggagaggaggagtgAAGGGAGGGATGCGGGAAGGCTGAGAGGAGgagtggagggatggagggcggAGGAGGCCGGAGAGGGGCGCGGGAGGGGGCAGGCGCGGCCCGGGATGGGGCGGGGGCGAGCGCCGGCGGGGGCTCGTtaccgggcgggcggcggcggcgggcgcggcgcggggcggcggtggcggcggcggcggcggcggcggcggcggcagcggcagcggcagcggcagcagcagcaggagcgggcggacgggggggccggggggcgtcGGGGGCCCGTGGGGGCCGGAGTGTCCGGGGGGGccacctccccgccgccgccccgcgccccggccccgccgccccgccgccgccaccagcACCATCAGCACCAGcacccgccgccgcggccccgccgccccgccggcccgggccatgccgccgccgcctccccggggagGCAGGGCCGGAgccgccgggggaggcgggggccgcggccgggcaggCTGACATCATTCCGGGGAGGAGCGGTCCCTCCCCGCGCCGGCGGAGGGGCTCCGCGGCCAGCGCCGCACCGGCcgcgccgggggagggggcggcgggcacCGGGAACCCCGGGGACAACCGGGACGGGATGGAGCGGAGAGACCCCGAGCtccccggggcggccggggcgaCCGCTGTGCCTCTCGGCCCGGGAGACCCCAGGCAGGCCCGGGGGGTAGCCCGGAGGAcacccctctgtgtcccccaaGATGCCCTGGAGAGACCCCGAACAGGTCCTGGTGCTACCAGAGAGCAGCCTCACTATATCCCTGCAGAGACCCCAGGCAGGCCTCGGGAGTACCCTGGAGGACACCCCACTGCATCCCCCGAGACACCCTGGAGAGGCTCCAAACAGGCCCCAGGGACACCCAGAGGAGACCGCATGGCATCCCCCGAGATGTCCTGGAGAGATCCCAGCCAGGTcccagggacaccatggggacaccccaaaTGGGCTCTAGAGATAAGCCAGAGAGACCCCAGGGACACCCTGGAGGAGACCCTGCTGCATCCCTGGAGACAGCCTGCAGCGACCCTCCCCTGCATCACAAGGTGCCTTGGAGAGACCCCAAACGGGCCCCAGAAAAAGCCAGCTGAGCTCTGGAGACAAGCCAGCGTGACCCCTCTGCATCCCCCCGACACCCCAGAGAGGCCTCAGGGCATCTCCCAGGGCTCCTCGCAGAGACCTCTCACAAACCCTACAAGACCCTTGTGCCCGCCTGCGTGCCCAGCATGACTCCAATGAGACCCTGGTGCCACACTGACCCTGTTTGGGTCCTCTGCACCCCGGGATCCCCACATACTGGCCACCACTTAGACCCTCAGACCACTTGGAGTGACCCCAAAGAGTCACCAAGCACCTCAAAAACCCCAGTGTGACTTACCAGCCCCCCTGAGGTGCCCCCAGTGGGACCCCTGCACTCCAGAAACACCCCAGGGTGACCCCTGTGTCCCTCAGCATACCCCAAAGGTGACCCCAGAATCACCCCCGATGCCCCACGTAAACCTGGCTGACCTTCTCTGGGGCACAGCACGTCACTGTGCCCACAGCAGACCCATGGCAAAGGGgacatgtccccatcccctcctcacTGTGCATCCCTGCCAGGCAGGGTATAGTCAGGGAAGGGGGTGCCAGCCCTGCACAGCTGCCTCCAGTCCACATCCCAAAGAGGCTGGGAATCCCGAACCCCAACCGGCTCTGTCTCTCCTCTGCCACAGGAGGGGATGCCGGCCCCGCGGTGGGAGTGGGGAggttggtgtccctgcctgggcagccccttgTCACAGGCAACATCTCTGGCACAGGCTCTGCAACCTCTCCCCCAACGCGAAGCCATGCTGTGCCCTTTTCCCTCTGGTCacgcagccgtggggctgctgcagcacctACATGGGGCTCTGCACAcagacccccccctccctcaGGGCTCGGTAGCAGGGGCCAagcccacccagcaccccccacagcttcccaaaggCTGGTGGGGCCACGATGGCTCCTGCAGAAACCAAGTGTCCATTTATCCGTGTGCCTGTCCATCCCaacatccacccatccatcctaGCACCCATCTATCTATGCCCCCATCCATCCCAGTGTCCATCCATCCATGCTCCCATTCATCCAGGTATCTATCTGTCCATGCCCCTGTCCATCCCAGCATCTGTCCATGCATGTCCTCGTCCATCCCAGCATCCATCTGTCCATGCCCCCACCCGTCCACCCCAATGTCAATCCATCCATGCCCCGTCCATCTCGGTGTCCAACCATCCATGCCCCTATCCCACCTGGATACCCCAGGGATGGGCACCACCGAAGGGACCCaagctcctgctgcaggaggagccgGGGGCAGTGGGGGAGACTTgctccctgccccctgccccctccccatctcccatttccaggcagtgctgggctgagctgtgccaggggaCGTGGCTCCCTCCGCTGGGACTGGCTCCGTGGGGAGCCGTGTTCCCTGGTGTGGCTCCGGTAATGGGTCCTAATGGAGGCAGTGTGGCCAAGCGCCGGGGGGGCCGGCAGCGCTGCGGGGGCTGCACCCACTcacagctggggctggaggggtatACTCAGGGCCCCTCGTTACAGCCACCCCACAGCAAACCCCTGTGGGGCTGAgcagtggggtgggggctgctgcGCCCCCACTGCCCAGAGGCACCTGCAGGGACCCCCACGGTCCCCCTTGCCggctgctgtgctgcaggcacagaggcactggggagggggctgggaccCTAGGGCAGCCGGGCTCCAGGGGCTTTGGGGGCGGCAGGGAGGACTGAAGGATGGAGgtgttggggaggagggggaaggggttcTCGCCCCCGCTTGCCTCCCCCCAGATGGATTTTATGGACCGGCTTCTCCTTCCCTCCGGCTAATGGGCTGCAGGACCCATGGGAGCCACTGCGTTAGGGTAAGTGCGGGGTGGGGCCGAGCTGGAATGGGGGGAGCCCATTTACcacctccccagggaccccccctttCCCTGCGGGCAGCACTGGTGCTGCTGCGAGGGCTAGGTCCCCCCTGCAGCGGGGAGCCGGGGACCCACACACAGCCAGGATCCTGCCCCCAAACCTCCCCTCCCGTGGGGCCGGGTCTGAGCAGGGGGAGGATGGGGactccgggcagggctgggccctGTTCCCAGTCTCTCCGGGGCCGGAGAGGGGCATCCCGGTCTCGTCCTGGCACAGGGAAAGGGATtcggcagcagagctgggaaaggcGACCCACGCCAAGCCCGTGTCAGACCCACACCAAGCTCCTGCCAGATCCACACCAAGCCTGTGCCATCCTGTGCCTGACCCACGCTCCCCCACACCAGATCCATGCCAAGCCCAGGCCATCCCCCTCCCAGgaccacccccaaaaccccccaaactcccccGCTGCCCACGCCAAGCCACCCGGCACGTTCCACCCGTGCCATCTAGTGGGATAAGACTAGAAGGCAGCCTGGCACCCACCGTGCACCCATTGGGTGCCCACCCTTCCTaaaccccacagcaccccagggACACGCTGGGCACATGCCACCGTGCTGGCACAGGGCACTGTCCCGGCATGGGGTGGGTGAGACgtgcagccccagccctcggGCGCAGCCGCATCAGCTCCGGCTTTATTGCAAAAAGAGTCTGTAGGGATGTGGGCACTCGGGGACGCTGGTGCCACGCAGGGTCCCGGCCCCGCTCGCTGCTGGGGTGGCCCCCGCAGAGGGATCCCAGCACCGGGGGCGGCAGTCTGTGGTGCTAGGAGGGGTGGTGGCCGCTGTGGGAGTCCCCGCTGTCCTTCACCCCGAGCTCAGAGCTGGCAAAAGTGTCCAGGCTGGTGGGTGAGGGGGATGGATGCTGCATGTCCTGGACACTGAGGCGATggtccccatggggctgtgggatGGCACCCGCTTCTCGGTCCTGGAGGGTGGAGGCGTCGGGATGAGCGGGGTGGTGGGGGCCGAGGTCCCCAGTCCCATCGTCCTGGGAAgccccactgtccccctgggCTGGGACCATGCCGCGCAGCCGGTCctcctggggctgagctggggctgggctggtggcagctcctccatcctccgGCACCTCGTCCCTGCTGGCCGGTGCTGGCCGAGTCACCCTCTCGATGCCAGGATCCTCCTCAGTGGCCACCGGTGTCACTTGCTGGTGGCACATGGGGCACGTGTCCTGCACATAGAGCCACTTGCGGAGGCAGGCGGCGTGGAAGAAGTGACTGCAGGGGGTGATGACGGCCACCTGCATGTCCTGCGGGCAGGAAGAAGACGTCACCCAGCAGGCAGGGGACCCCTggggctgcccagagcagggtcccctGGCGCTGCAGGGGTGCCGGTGAGGGGAAGGGGCCGACCTGGAAACAGATGGCACAGACGTCGTTGTGGTCCCGCAGCTGCCCACCCGTGGCCCGGGGCAGGGAGTTGATCTTCTTGGCAGCCTCGCGGCGCAGCAGAAAGCTCCTCCAGCCCGACTGAGCGCGCAGCCAGACGTTGAAGTAGGAGTGGATGATGATGACGGAGGCGCCCATCCAGCTCCACTCTCCGAAGAGGGATTCCCAGGTGCCGTAGCCCACCACGCAGACGGCCACCAGGAACTCCAGCACTCGGCTCACTGCGTTCACGCAGTAGATGATCTCGTCCATCCGCTCCAGCGGCGTGTCCTGGAGCAGCTCCACCATGAAGAGCGCGTAGATGAAGAGGGTGCCCATCAcctggcaggcagcaggatgGCGCCTTGTTGACAGCGGCCGGATGGCAGATTGCACATCCCCACCCAGTGTCATCAGTCGAGGCTGGGAGAGGGTGACTGGGGCAGGGTTGTAGGCATGGGATAGACAGGGCCGCCTACTCCAGGGTGCcagcgggagcgggagctgccATACCTGCAGAGAGGTGAGCATGCAGCTGGAGACCAGGATGAGCAGCCAGAAATCCAGGTGAAAGAAGTGGGCAATCTTGTAGGCCATGAAGCAAGGGAAAACCAGCAAGAAGAGGCACATGCTGACGCCGCGGAAATGCTTCCAGGGGCTCCTAGGGGAAGCACAGCTCAGTGGGGCCATGCCCACCCCAGGAGCAGCACCCACACCCCCAGGAGCCCgggctccagctccctcctctggCACTGATTCTGCCCAAAAACGGGCAGTGAGGACCCGAGGTGGAGGGAGCACATGGAGGGCatgggacacagcctggctcttcCCCAGCGCAAGGTGGGGAGGACCCCTGCCGCTCCTCCCCATTGCCCCCGCAGCATGGGGGGCCGGATCCCGCTGCTCTTCCTTCCACCTGGTACCTGTTGCGGGAGGCTCCCAGGGCCAGCACGATGGGATCAGCTATCTCGATCATGGACTGCAGCGTGGAAGTCACCACAATGAAGAGGATGATGCTGAGGAGGAAGGTCCGCTGGAGGATCTGCAGGTCGAGCAGCCCCGTctgcagcgccagcagcagcagcgtcacACCCTCCGTCACCCCCCTGCCAGGAGTGGGGCGTGAGGCCGGCAGCCGCAGGCACGTGCCACGTGGCACCGCATGCGCCGTGCCTTGGTCACCCCCCGGGGACGTGACCCCGTTCCTAGATCCCTTGCGACACCCCTGTCCTCCCTACCCTGTGCTGGGCTCTTGCAGGCAAACTGGGATGGGAGGAGGGATGCCCGCCCGTGTCCCCCGCCGCGGGCTCACCTGTGCATGACGTTGCCGTTCTGGAAGGCGCCGAAGCCCAGCAGGTAAAACTTGCAGAGGTTGAGGACGCCCAGGGCGAGGTAGGAGACAGTGAAGGTGAGTCCGACGAGAGAGTAGGGCGTGCTGCAGCACTCGGCCGCGCTGCAACGGAGCCCGGGGTGAGCACGGGTGCTGGCAGGGGCCAGATGGCACCAACTggagccccagcccctcctcatcctcctcccacagcatgagctcccccagctcctgcctgcccccgTCCCtacctgctgaggaggaggaagaggaagccctgCTGTGCCAGGGGACTGCtagaggaggtgaggaaggaggagagccGGAGGGAGAAGAGCACCAGCCAGAAGACGAGGAAGAGGAGCGGGATTGCCAGCTGGCTCCAGAGAGACACCGCCAGCGCGACCAGTCGGTACACCTCCAGCGCCTGCAGGGACAGGATGCTCAGCAGGGCtgcccccacctcaccccacaTGTGGGGGGCAAGGAGGGTGCGGGGGAGCCCGGCCATGCGAGGGGACAGCCCTGCAGCCAACCCCACATCAAGGCAGGCTCAGCATAGGAACCCCCATTCCGCAgccccccatcccacagccccccatcctgcagccccttgtcccacagcccctcaccctgcaccccacgccccacagccccccaccccacacccccttaccctgcagcccccccatcccGCAGCTTTCCATCCTGCAACcccccatcccacatccccccaccccacagacccccatccCAGAGCCTCTCACCCTGCAGACCCCCATGCTGCAGCTCCCCCCTTCCCACTCACCTGCACGACCTCCCGGCAGGCGGCGGCAGCCAGCTGGAAGGGGACGAGGACATGGGAGCCGAGGACGTAGAGCACCTCCAGGGCGGTGACGACGACGGCGAAGGTGTTGAGGATGGGCAGGGCGTGGAGGGGGAGGCCGCAGAGGCGAGCCAGCACTGGCAGCAGTGGGGCCCCGAACAGCCATGGTCGCCTGCTCCTCatcaggagggagcagagggtgcacaggcagagctggcctgcggaggggacaggggacgcctgggcaaggggaaggATGTGGGaccccccaccgtgtcccctccctgggtcTCCTGGCACAGCCACCTCGTACCAGCAGCTGGGCACTGGCACGCAGAGCGGTGACGACGATCTGGCACAGCCGTGCCATCGTCACCCAACACGCTGTCCCATGGGTGATGGCTCCCACAGCCAGGTCACCACAGGAGACCCTCACCCTGCTTAGTGCCACATCCCCCCTCTGACATCTGGGGACGTCTGGGGaggctgggacacccccccccccggctcaccTGCGAGGGCAGTGGCGAAGCGGCCAAGCGCTGCGGGGTCACTGTATACGGCGCCCTGGAAGCCATACTCCAGCTCGCGGCGGACATAGTCcctgcggggacagagggtcAGCCCCTGGCCACCCACTCTGCAccccggcacagccccccccggccccccccgggctCACCTGGCTGCCATGTGCCCCGCGGCAAGCAGCAGGGCAGTGAGGAGGTGGAGGTAGAGCTTCACCAGGGACCGCACTGGCAGCATCAGCACCACCATGCACAGCAGGTGGCCTGCGGAGGCGGGGGACAGAGGGGTGAGGTGGCCCCGCTGAGCCCCCCAGCTGGCCAAGACCCCCCCCCTCAGCCAGGCAGCCCCTGGCGGTGACGCGACTGTCACCACGCAGTGTCGGGGCAGCGTGGGCAAGATGGGGCTGTGCGAGGGGCACCTCCTGGCCCCAGGGCTCACAGCTGTCCCCCGTGCCAGGGGACAATGCTGGGGACAGAGTGCCCaccagctctggggacagctccacACTGAGCGGGTGTCAGCGTGGGCTGGGGCGGCAAGACCCCAAATAGCCATCCCTTGGggtgtcccctcatgtccccagcctggccagggccTGGGTGTTCCCTCTTGTCCCCAGCATGGCCATTCCTTGGGGTGTCCTCCCCATGCCCCCAACCTGTCCATCCCTTGGGGGACGTCCCCTCATGTCCCCAACCTGTCCATACCCTGTGTGTCCTCTTGTGTCCCCAACCTGTTCATGCCTCGGGGTACCTCCTCATGTCCCCAGCCTGGACAACCACTGGAGTGCCACCAGcatgtccccagcctggccaTCCTTTGGGGTGTCCCCTCTTGTCCCCAACCTTGTCAGGCCCTGGGGTatccccactgtgtccccaacCCGGGCATTCCCTGGGGTGTCGCCTCATGTCCCCAATATGGCCATGCCCTGCGTGTCCCATTGTGTCCCCAGCGTGGCCGTCCCTTGAGGTGTCCCTTCATCTCCCCAACTGGGCCAGGTatccccactgtgtccccaacCTGTCCatcccctggggtgtccccacccTGGCCATCCCTTGGGATGTACCTTTATGTCCCCAACCTGGCCATGGCATGAGGTATCCCCAGCCTGTCTGTCCCCAAGGGTGTCCCGTCATGTCCCCAACCTGGCCATCCCCTGGGGTGCTCCCTTGTGTCGCCAACGTTTCCATCTCCTGCATGTCCCATCGTGTCCCCAACAGGGCCATTCCTTGAggtgtcccctcatgtccccaaCCTGTCCATCCCTGGGGTGGCCCCACTGTGTCCCCAACCTGGCCAGGGCCTggggtgtccccaccatgtccccaacCTGTCCATCCCTTGGgatgtccccaccgtgtccccaacTTGTCCgttccctggggtgtccccacccTGGCAATCCCTTGGGATGTACCCTTATGTCCCCAACCTGGCCAAGCCATGAGGTGTCCCCAGCCTGTCTGTCCCCGAGGGTGtcctctcctgtccccagcccatccatccccgggctgtccccggccTGTCCCGCCCCGGGGGACCCCCGCGTCCCGCCGCAGCCCTCACCCAGGCAGTAGGCGCCCCGGAGGGCGGGGGGCCGCaggaggggggggtccccgcggcggggccgcagCAGGTCGCCCAGGGCCGCCGCGTCCCAGCGGTACAGCAGGTCCAGCAGCGCCAGGCCCGGCACCCGCAGCGCCACGTTGGCCACCGCCTCCAGCCGCGCCATggcccgcggggcgggggggggtccccgcgtcccgcagccccccccagggggacaagggggaccccccggcgctgcccccgccgcctcctccggcccggcagggggcgcccgccccgcgcccaaCAGGGGCCTGTCTGCCCGGCAGCCTCTCGCTGGGGGGCTGACCGCCTCCCGCCGGGGCGGGccccgctcctgctcctgctcccgctcccgctcccgccgccgccgccgttccgGTCCCTCCGCCACTTTCGCTTTCTCCCGCCCCGCCCCTACGCCCAGAGCGTAGCCGAGAGGCCTTGCGCCAGGGTGCTGCGCTGACGCCGCGGACGCCATCTTGGAAGCTGGCGCAGCGCTTGCTCTTCTTGTACGCCATCCGCCATTTTGGATAAGGGCAACGCGGGGGCCGAGAGGAGGAAGACACGGACATCTTGGAGAGGGGCGGGGCGCTCCGCGGTGACAttgctcccgccgccccgcccagCCCCGCGTCAGCCATCTTGGGTGCGGGCAGGCAGTGAGGGCAGGCGCTGGCCGCCATTTTG encodes:
- the LOC141743290 gene encoding RING finger protein 145-like isoform X2, whose amino-acid sequence is MARLEAVANVALRVPGLALLDLLYRWDAAALGDLLRPRRGDPPLLRPPALRGAYCLGHLLCMVVLMLPVRSLVKLYLHLLTALLLAAGHMAARDYVRRELEYGFQGAVYSDPAALGRFATALAGQLCLCTLCSLLMRSRRPWLFGAPLLPVLARLCGLPLHALPILNTFAVVVTALEVLYVLGSHVLVPFQLAAAACREVVQALEVYRLVALAVSLWSQLAIPLLFLVFWLVLFSLRLSSFLTSSSSPLAQQGFLFLLLSSAAECCSTPYSLVGLTFTVSYLALGVLNLCKFYLLGFGAFQNGNVMHRGVTEGVTLLLLALQTGLLDLQILQRTFLLSIILFIVVTSTLQSMIEIADPIVLALGASRNRSPWKHFRGVSMCLFLLVFPCFMAYKIAHFFHLDFWLLILVSSCMLTSLQVMGTLFIYALFMVELLQDTPLERMDEIIYCVNAVSRVLEFLVAVCVVGYGTWESLFGEWSWMGASVIIIHSYFNVWLRAQSGWRSFLLRREAAKKINSLPRATGGQLRDHNDVCAICFQDMQVAVITPCSHFFHAACLRKWLYVQDTCPMCHQQVTPVATEEDPGIERVTRPAPASRDEVPEDGGAATSPAPAQPQEDRLRGMVPAQGDSGASQDDGTGDLGPHHPAHPDASTLQDREAGAIPQPHGDHRLSVQDMQHPSPSPTSLDTFASSELGVKDSGDSHSGHHPS
- the LOC141743290 gene encoding RING finger protein 145-like isoform X1 — encoded protein: MARLEAVANVALRVPGLALLDLLYRWDAAALGDLLRPRRGDPPLLRPPALRGAYCLGHLLCMVVLMLPVRSLVKLYLHLLTALLLAAGHMAARDYVRRELEYGFQGAVYSDPAALGRFATALAGQLCLCTLCSLLMRSRRPWLFGAPLLPVLARLCGLPLHALPILNTFAVVVTALEVLYVLGSHVLVPFQLAAAACREVVQALEVYRLVALAVSLWSQLAIPLLFLVFWLVLFSLRLSSFLTSSSSPLAQQGFLFLLLSSAAECCSTPYSLVGLTFTVSYLALGVLNLCKFYLLGFGAFQNGNVMHSIILFIVVTSTLQSMIEIADPIVLALGASRNRSPWKHFRGVSMCLFLLVFPCFMAYKIAHFFHLDFWLLILVSSCMLTSLQVMGTLFIYALFMVELLQDTPLERMDEIIYCVNAVSRVLEFLVAVCVVGYGTWESLFGEWSWMGASVIIIHSYFNVWLRAQSGWRSFLLRREAAKKINSLPRATGGQLRDHNDVCAICFQDMQVAVITPCSHFFHAACLRKWLYVQDTCPMCHQQVTPVATEEDPGIERVTRPAPASRDEVPEDGGAATSPAPAQPQEDRLRGMVPAQGDSGASQDDGTGDLGPHHPAHPDASTLQDREAGAIPQPHGDHRLSVQDMQHPSPSPTSLDTFASSELGVKDSGDSHSGHHPS